From a single Phocoena sinus isolate mPhoSin1 chromosome 1, mPhoSin1.pri, whole genome shotgun sequence genomic region:
- the MTFR1L gene encoding mitochondrial fission regulator 1-like isoform X1, with the protein MAGMEASVTIPIWQNKPHGAARSVVRRIGTNLPLKPCPRASFETLPNISDLCLRDVPPVPTLADIAWIAADEEETYARVRSDTRPLRHTWKPSPLIVIQRNASVPNLRGSEERLLAFKKPALPALSRTTELQEELSHLRSQIAKIVAADAASASLTPDFLSPGSSNVSSPLPCFGSSFHSTTSFVISDITEETEVEVPELPSVPLLCSASPECCKPEHKATCSSSEEDDCVSLSKASSFADMMGILKDFHRVKQSQDLNRSLLKEEDPALLISEVLRRKFALKEEDISRKGN; encoded by the exons ATGGCAGGAATGGAAGCCAGTGTG ACCATCCCGATCTGGCAAAACAAGCCGCATGGGGCTGCTCGAAGTGTAGTGAGAAGAATCGGGACCAACCTGCCCCTGAAGCCATGTCCCCGGGCATCCTTTGag ACCCTGCCCAACATCTCTGACCTCTGTCTGAGGGATGTGCCCCCAGTCCCTACTCTGGCTGACATCGCCTGGATTGCTGCGGATGAAGAGGAGACTTATGCCCGGGTCAG GAGCGATACACGCCCCCTGAGGCACACCTGGAAGCCCAGCCCTCTGATCGTCATTCAGCGCAATGCCTCAGTGCCCAACCTCCGTGGGTCGGAGGAGAGGCTCCTGGCCTTTAAGAAGCCAGCCCTGCCAGCCCTCAGCCGCACCACAGAGCTGCAGGAGGAGCTGAGCCACCTGCGCAGCCAGATTGCTAAAATAGTGGCAGCTGATGCAG cttCGGCTTCATTAACGCCAGATTTCTTATCTCCAGGAAGTTCAAATGTCTCTTCTCCCTTACCTTGTTTTGGATCCTCATTCCACTCTACAACTTCCTTTGTCATTAGTGACATCACCGAGGAGACCGAGGTAGAGGTCCCTGAGCTTCCATCAGTCCCCCTGCTTTGTTCTGCCAGCCCTGAATGTTGCAAACCAGAACACAAGGCTACCTGCAGCTCGTCTGAAGAAGATGACTGCGTCTCTCTGTCCAAGGCCAGCAGCTTTGCAGATATGATGGGTATCCTAAAGGACTTTCACCGGGTGAAGCAGAGCCAAGATCT GAACCGGAGCTTATTGAAGGAGGAAGACCCAGCCCTCCTTATCTCTGAGGTCCTAAGGAGGAAGTTTGCGCTGAAGGAAGAAGATATCAGTAGAAAAGGAAACTGA
- the MTFR1L gene encoding mitochondrial fission regulator 1-like isoform X2, with the protein MAGMEASVTIPIWQNKPHGAARSVVRRIGTNLPLKPCPRASFETLPNISDLCLRDVPPVPTLADIAWIAADEEETYARVRSDTRPLRHTWKPSPLIVIQRNASVPNLRGSEERLLAFKKPALPALSRTTELQEELSHLRSQIAKIVAADAGSSNVSSPLPCFGSSFHSTTSFVISDITEETEVEVPELPSVPLLCSASPECCKPEHKATCSSSEEDDCVSLSKASSFADMMGILKDFHRVKQSQDLNRSLLKEEDPALLISEVLRRKFALKEEDISRKGN; encoded by the exons ATGGCAGGAATGGAAGCCAGTGTG ACCATCCCGATCTGGCAAAACAAGCCGCATGGGGCTGCTCGAAGTGTAGTGAGAAGAATCGGGACCAACCTGCCCCTGAAGCCATGTCCCCGGGCATCCTTTGag ACCCTGCCCAACATCTCTGACCTCTGTCTGAGGGATGTGCCCCCAGTCCCTACTCTGGCTGACATCGCCTGGATTGCTGCGGATGAAGAGGAGACTTATGCCCGGGTCAG GAGCGATACACGCCCCCTGAGGCACACCTGGAAGCCCAGCCCTCTGATCGTCATTCAGCGCAATGCCTCAGTGCCCAACCTCCGTGGGTCGGAGGAGAGGCTCCTGGCCTTTAAGAAGCCAGCCCTGCCAGCCCTCAGCCGCACCACAGAGCTGCAGGAGGAGCTGAGCCACCTGCGCAGCCAGATTGCTAAAATAGTGGCAGCTGATGCAG GAAGTTCAAATGTCTCTTCTCCCTTACCTTGTTTTGGATCCTCATTCCACTCTACAACTTCCTTTGTCATTAGTGACATCACCGAGGAGACCGAGGTAGAGGTCCCTGAGCTTCCATCAGTCCCCCTGCTTTGTTCTGCCAGCCCTGAATGTTGCAAACCAGAACACAAGGCTACCTGCAGCTCGTCTGAAGAAGATGACTGCGTCTCTCTGTCCAAGGCCAGCAGCTTTGCAGATATGATGGGTATCCTAAAGGACTTTCACCGGGTGAAGCAGAGCCAAGATCT GAACCGGAGCTTATTGAAGGAGGAAGACCCAGCCCTCCTTATCTCTGAGGTCCTAAGGAGGAAGTTTGCGCTGAAGGAAGAAGATATCAGTAGAAAAGGAAACTGA